One region of Populus trichocarpa isolate Nisqually-1 chromosome 4, P.trichocarpa_v4.1, whole genome shotgun sequence genomic DNA includes:
- the LOC18097456 gene encoding ABC transporter C family member 12 isoform X3: MKQGHKRPITEKDVWKLDTWDQTETLIKNYCRFQTCWVEESKRPQPRLLRALNNSLGGRFWLGGFFKIGNDLSQFVGPIVLSHLLQSMQRGDPAWIGYIYAFIIFLGVLFGALCESQFFQNVMRVGFQLRSTLVAAIFRKSLKLTHEGRKNFPSGKITNMITTDANALQQICQQLHGLWSAPFRITISMVLLYQQLGVASLFGSLMLVLMVPTQTILMSKMRKLTKEGLHRTDKRVSLMNEILAAMDVMKCYAWEKSFQSRIQSVRDDELSWFRGAQLLSAFNSFILNIIPVIVTLVSFGTFTLLGGDLTPARAFTSLSLFQVLRSPLNMLPNLLSQVVNANISLQRLEELFLAEERILAPNLPLKLGIPAISIENGNFLWDSKLEKPTLSDINLKIQVGSLVAIVGGTGEGKTSLISAMLGELPPMEDASVVIRGTVAYVPQVSWIFNATVRDNILFRSEYEPSRYWKAIDVTALQHDLDLLPGHDLTEIGERGVNISGGQKQRVSMARAVYSNSDVYIFDDPLSALDAHVGRQVFNSCIKDELQGKTRVLVTNQLHFLPQVDKIILLSEGMIKEEGTFEELSENGKLFQKLMENAGKMEELVEEKNSENLDCKSLKPAANGGNDLPQKAGYKMKVKGGKSVLIKQEERETGVVSWNVLIRYNNALGGILVVLIIFLCYLLTEVLRVSRSTWLSVWTNQSTLESYKPGYYIFVYALLSFGQVIVTLVNSYWLISSSLHAAKRLHDAMLDSILRAPMLFFHTNPSGRIINRFAKDLGEIDRNVANIANNFLNQAWQLFSTFVLIGIVSTISLWAVMPLLILFYSAYLYYQSTSREVKRLDSITRSPVYAQFGEALNGLSSIRAYKAYDWMAIINGKSMDNNIRFTLVNMSSNHWLTIRLVTLGGIMIWLIATFAVLGNGRTENHVEFASEMGLLLSYTLNITGLLSNVLRHASRAENSLNSVERVGTYMDLPSEAPAIVETNRPPPAWPSSGSIKFRDVVLRYRPELPPVLHHLSFEVSPSEKLGIVGRTGAGKSSMLNALFRIVELERGEITIDGCDVAKFGLTDLRKILSIIPQSPVLFSGTVRFNLDPFSEHNDADLWEALERAHLKDAIRNNSFGLDAEVFEGGENFSVGQRQLLSLARALLRRSKILVLDEATASVDVRTDALIQKTIREEFRSCTMLVIAHRLNTIIDCDRILVLEAGQVLEHGTPEELLLPNEGSAFSRMVQSTGPANAQYLYSLVFESKENKLSKRKNDHRWIDSSRWAAAAQLALVVSLTSSENGLPMLDVEDEDNILRKTKDAVIRLQDVLVGKYDEAICDTQQQSQVPQDGWWSAFYRMIEGLAVMGRLSRGRHQQYDYENEPLD, translated from the exons ATGAAGCAAGGCCATAAAAGACCTATTACTGAAAAGGATGTTTGGAAGTTAGACACATGGGACCAGACTGAGACATTGATAAAAAA CTATTGCAGGTTCCAGACTTGTTGGGTTGAAGAATCTAAAAGGCCACAGCCACGTCTCTTAAGAGCACTAAACAATAGTCTTGGGGGAAG GTTTTGGTTGGGAGGATTTTTTAAG ATTGGCAATGATCTTTCTCAATTTGTGGGACCTATTGTATTGAGCCACCTCTTGCAG TCAATGCAACGAGGTGATCCAGCTTGGATTGGTTATATCTATGCCTTCATAATTTTCCTTGGGGTG TTGTTCGGTGCGCTTTGTGAATCTCAGTTTTTCCAGAATGTTATGCGTGTTGGTTTTCAGCTGAGGTCAACTCTG GTGGCTGCTATATTTCGTAAATCCTTGAAATTAACTCATGAGGGTCGAAAGAACTTTCCATCaggtaagataacaaatatgaTCACAACAGATGCCAATGCACTTCAG CAAATATGCCAACAACTTCATGGATTATGGTCTGCTCCATTTCGTATCACCATCTCCATGGTTCTTCTTTACCAACAATTAGGTGTTGCTTCACTTTTTGGCTCACTAATGCTTGTTCTCATGGTCCCCACACAA ACAATTTTGATGAGCAAGATGAGAAAGCTAACTAAGGAAGGATTGCATAGGACAGACAAAAGAGTTAGCCTCATGAATGAAATCTTAGCTGCCATGGATGTTATGAA ATGTTATGCATGGGAGAAGAGCTTTCAATCCAGAATTCAAAGTGTGCGGGATGATGAGTTGTCATGGTTTCGCGGTGCACAATTACTATCGGCT TTCAATAGTTTTATACTGAACATCATCCCAGTTATTGTGACACTGGTTTCATTCGGCACGTTCACCTTGCTTGGCGGAGATTTGACACCTGCAAGGGCATTTACGTCACTCTCTCTGTTTCAAGTCTTAAGATCTCCTCTAAACATGCTTCCTAACTTACTAAGCCAG GTTGTAAATGCAAATATATCATTGCAACGCTTGGAGGAACTGTTTTTAGCTGAAGAGAGAATTTTAGCACCAAATCTGCCTCTTAAACTTGGAATTCCAGCTATCTCAATTGAAAATGGGAACTTTTTATGGGATTCAAAG CTAGAAAAGCCAACGTTGTcagatatcaatttaaaaatacaagttgGCAGCTTAGTTGCAATTGTTGGCGGGACTGGAGAAGGAAAAACATCTCTTATATCAGCAATGCTTGGAGAACTGCCTCCTATGGAAGATGCAAGTGTAGTTATAAGAGGGACTGTTGCATATGTTCCTCAAGTTTCATGGATCTTCAATGCTACT GTGCGTGACAACATATTATTTAGGTCAGAATATGAACCTTCACGCTATTGGAAAGCTATTGATGTAACTGCATTACAACATGATCTCGACTTGCTTCCA GGCCATGACCTCACTGAGATAGGTGAAAGAGGAGTCAATATTAGTGGAGGGCAGAAGCAAAGAGTTTCCATGGCTAGGGCTGTCTACTCCAATTCAGATGTATACATATTCGATGACCCTTTAAGCGCTTTAGATGCTCATGTTGGTCGACAG GTCTTCAACAGTTGTATTAAGGACGAGTTGCAAGGAAAAACCAGGGTTCTTGTCACCAACCAGCTACATTTTCTTCCACAAGTGGATAAAATTATTCTTCTCAGTGAAGGTATGATTAAAGAGGAGGGAACCTTTGAGGAACTCTCTGAAAATGGCAAGCTGTTCCAGAAGCTGATGGAAAATGCAGGGAAAATGGAAGAGCTAGTGGAAGAAAAGAACAGTGAAAATTTGGACTGCAAAAGCTTAAAACCAGCAGCTAATGGGGGAAATGATTTGCCACAAAAAGCAGGTTACAAGATGAAAGTGAAAGGAGGGAAATCTGTACTTATCAAGCAAGAAGAACGTGAAACAGGTGTTGTCAGTTGGAATGTTTTGATTAG GTATAACAATGCATTAGGAGGCATATTGGTGGTTTTAATAATCTTTTTGTGCTACTTATTAACTGAAGTTCTTCGAGTTTCAAGAAGTACATGGTTGAGTGTTTGGACTAATCAAAGTACTTTGGAGAGTTATAAGCCAGGATACTACATTTTCGTGTATGCACTTCTATCATTTGGTCAG GTGATTGTGACTCTAGTGAACTCTTATTGGTTAATCAGTTCAAGTCTTCATGCAGCCAAAAGACTTCATGATGCCATGCTAGACTCTATCCTACGAGCTCCCATGCTATTTTTCCACACTAACCCATCTGGGAGAATAATCAATAGGTTTGCGAAGGATCTAGGTGAAATAGATCGTAACGTGGCCAATATTGCCAACAATTTTCTAAACCAAGCCTGGCAGCTGTTTTCAACTTTTGTGCTGATAGGCATTGTGAGCACAATATCATTGTGGGCTGTTATGCCACTTCTGATCTTGTTTTATTCAGCCTATCTATATTATCAG AGCACATCCCGTGAAGTGAAACGTCTGGATTCCATTACCAGGTCTCCAGTTTATGCACAATTTGGAGAAGCGTTAAATGGTTTGTCAAGTATTCGTGCATATAAAGCATATGATTGGATGGCAATCATCAATGGGAAGTCTATGGACAATAATATCAGGTTTACTCTGGTAAATATGAGTTCAAATCACTGGCTCACCATAAGGTTGGTAACACTAGGAGGGATCATGATTTGGTTGATAGCAACATTTGCAGTTTTGGGGAATGGAAGAACAGAAAATCATGTGGAATTTGCATCTGAAATGGGTCTACTACTTAGTTATACTTTGAACATCACTGGTCTGTTGAGTAATGTTCTAAGACATGCTAGTAGAGCTGAAAATAGCTTAAACTCTGTTGAGCGTGTTGGCACATACATGGATTTACCCTCCGAAGCTCCTGCCATTGTCGAGACCAATCGTCCTCCTCCTGCATGGCCTTCGTCAGGATCAATTAAATTCCGAGATGTTGTTCTGCGTTACAGACCCGAGCTTCCTCCAGTCTTACATCATTTGTCCTTTGAAGTCTCTCCTAGTGAAAAGCTAGGAATAGTTGGAAGAACAGGAGCAGGGAAATCTAGCATGCTAAATGCACTGTTCCGTATTGTAGAACTGGAAAGAGGAGAAATCACCATTGATGGTTGTGACGTTGCTAAGTTTGGACTCACAGATTTGCGGAAAATTCTCAGTATCATACCCCAATCACCAGTTCTCTTCTCAG GAACTGTGCGATTTAATCTCGATCCATTTAGTGAACACAATGATGCTGACCTATGGGAGGCTTTGGAGAGGGCACATTTAAAGGATGCCATTAGAAATAATTCTTTTGGTCTGGATGCTGAG GTTTTTGAGGGAGGGGAGAATTTTAGTGTTGGACAGAGACAACTACTAAGTCTCGCACGAGCGCTGCTGCGAAGATCTAAGATTCTTGTTCTTGATGAAGCTACTGCTTCTGTTGATGTTAGAACCGATGCTCTTATCCAGAAAACCATTCGAGAAGAATTCAGATCGTGCACAATGCTAGTCATCGCTCACAGACTAAATACCATTATTGACTGCGACAGAATTCTTGTGCTTGAGGCTGGTCAG GTCTTAGAACATGGCACCCCAGAGGAACTGCTACTACCAAACGAAGGAAGCGCATTCTCTAGGATGGTTCAAAGTACTGGTCCAGCAAATGCTCAATACTTGTATAGCCTGGTGTTTGAAAGTAAAGAGAATAAGTTGAGTAAAAGGAAGAATGATCATAGATGGATAGACTCTTCAAGATGGGCTGCTGCTGCCCAACTGGCCCTGGTTGTTAGTCTCACTTCTTCGGAGAATGGTCTTCCAATGTTAGATGTTGAAGACGAGGACAACATCCTCAGGAAAACGAAAGATGCAGTTATAAGGCTGCAGGATGTCCTGGTGGGGAAGTATGATGAAGCGATATGTGATACACAGCAACAGAGCCAAGTTCCCCAAGATGGATGGTGGTCAGCTTTCTACAGAATGATTGAAG GTTTGGCTGTAATGGGCAGGTTGTCACGCGGTAGGCATCAACAATATGATTATGAAAACGAACCCCTTGATTGA